The Micromonospora siamensis genome contains the following window.
GGAAAGCTGGACTCGTCGGCCTTCGCCGCCGCGAACGACCTCGACGCCGCCTCCACGTACGGGATGCTGCGGGCGATGGTGGCCGTCGGTGTGCTCGACCGTGACGGCACCGTCTTCGCGCCCGCCGCCAGCTTCGACGAGATCTACCGGACCAAGTCGTTCTTCCACTGGCTGAGCCGGGGCTGCTCCGACCTGTTCACCGACATGCCCGCCGTGCTGAAGAACGCCAACCGGACGGGTGACTTCTACAACCGTGACGCGGCCGCCATCAGCTACGCGTGCCGGGACATCAACGCGAAGTGCTTCGACCCGGCCTTCTGGGCTGCCATGGAAGGCCTCAACGGCTCGTTCTCGGTGGTGGCAGACCTCGGCTGCGGCAGTGGTGAACGGCTCATGCAGATCGCCCAGCGTTACCCGGGCGTCCGCTGTGTCGGCCTGGACATCGCACCGGCCGCCATCGCCGCCGCCGAGAGCGACCGCGACAAGGCCGGGCTGACCGACCGGATCACGTTCCACCAGGCGGACGTACGCGCTGTCGACTCCCTGCCCGAACTCACCGAGGTCGACCTGCTCACGTGCTTCATGATGGGGCACGACTTCTGGCCGCGGGAGAACTGCGTCGCGACGCTGCGTCAACTCCGTGAGCGCTTCCCCAATGTGAAGAAGTTCCTGCTCGGCGACGCGACCAGGACCGTCGGCATTCCCGACTCCGAGACCCCTGTCTTCACCCTGGGCTTCGAGGTGGGTCACGACATGATGGGCGTCTACATGCCCACCATGGACGAGTGGGACGGCGTATTCGCCGAGGCCGGCTGGCATCTCACCAAGAAG
Protein-coding sequences here:
- a CDS encoding methyltransferase domain-containing protein, which encodes MITETSAQDSVRAAAQIYNSAVASWAIAAAWELGALEELREHGKLDSSAFAAANDLDAASTYGMLRAMVAVGVLDRDGTVFAPAASFDEIYRTKSFFHWLSRGCSDLFTDMPAVLKNANRTGDFYNRDAAAISYACRDINAKCFDPAFWAAMEGLNGSFSVVADLGCGSGERLMQIAQRYPGVRCVGLDIAPAAIAAAESDRDKAGLTDRITFHQADVRAVDSLPELTEVDLLTCFMMGHDFWPRENCVATLRQLRERFPNVKKFLLGDATRTVGIPDSETPVFTLGFEVGHDMMGVYMPTMDEWDGVFAEAGWHLTKKHLIDALTASVVFELE